Proteins encoded together in one Desulfosporosinus meridiei DSM 13257 window:
- a CDS encoding glycosyltransferase family 4 protein gives MRFLILTQYFPPETGAAQVRLKEMAKGLERQGHEVVIVTAFPNHPSGVIPPKYRGYWSMKDEVEGLPVYRTWVYPVQRGRFWKRLLNYFSFTFSSLWGILKAGPCDVLFVESPPLFLGMTAVLGSWLKRARLVFNVSDLWPESAVALGLVTNKTMIRMTEGLETWLYNRSWKLSAVTIGIRDTWINRGIPAEKIAFLPNGVNLDLFRPLLPDQEFMDKLGLQDKFILAYTGTMGYAQGLETVLEAANLLRSEPQYHFLFLGDGTEKPKLEEMAKEMKLSNVQFLGFQPVTDMPRYMSLAAGSIIPLKKLKLFEGARPSKMFPAMGCAVPIIYSGEGEAVDLIRDAGAGLTVEPENPVEMAQAIRTLYNLSDRGKSMGENGRRYVEENYSWDSIVSQWLKELK, from the coding sequence ATGCGATTTTTAATTTTAACTCAATACTTTCCGCCGGAAACAGGCGCTGCTCAAGTTCGTCTTAAAGAGATGGCCAAAGGCTTGGAGCGCCAGGGGCATGAAGTTGTTATTGTTACAGCATTTCCCAATCATCCCTCGGGAGTTATTCCGCCAAAGTATCGAGGATACTGGTCGATGAAAGATGAGGTAGAAGGATTACCCGTCTATCGGACCTGGGTATATCCTGTGCAAAGGGGACGTTTTTGGAAACGCCTGTTAAATTATTTTTCCTTTACCTTTTCTTCCTTATGGGGAATTTTAAAGGCAGGGCCTTGTGATGTCCTTTTTGTAGAGTCTCCGCCATTATTTCTGGGAATGACCGCTGTGCTGGGAAGCTGGCTTAAACGGGCCCGGCTGGTATTCAATGTTTCTGATCTTTGGCCTGAATCCGCCGTTGCCTTAGGATTAGTTACCAATAAGACCATGATCCGCATGACAGAAGGATTAGAAACCTGGCTCTATAATCGTTCTTGGAAGCTTTCGGCGGTGACCATAGGAATTCGGGATACTTGGATTAACCGGGGCATCCCTGCTGAGAAAATCGCTTTTTTACCTAACGGCGTTAACTTGGATCTCTTTCGCCCCCTGCTCCCAGATCAAGAATTCATGGATAAGTTGGGGCTGCAGGATAAATTCATCTTAGCGTATACTGGAACCATGGGGTATGCTCAAGGGTTAGAAACTGTCTTAGAAGCGGCTAATCTGCTGCGCTCTGAGCCCCAGTATCATTTCCTCTTCTTAGGGGATGGTACGGAAAAACCAAAGCTTGAGGAAATGGCCAAGGAGATGAAGCTGTCCAATGTGCAATTTCTGGGATTTCAGCCTGTTACGGATATGCCCCGTTATATGTCTTTAGCGGCAGGCAGTATAATCCCCTTAAAGAAGCTAAAGCTTTTTGAAGGGGCCCGTCCTTCGAAGATGTTTCCGGCAATGGGGTGCGCGGTTCCGATAATCTACAGCGGAGAAGGGGAAGCTGTCGACCTGATTCGAGATGCCGGGGCGGGACTTACTGTTGAACCGGAGAACCCGGTAGAGATGGCTCAGGCCATTCGCACCCTCTATAACTTGAGTGACCGAGGGAAGTCCATGGGGGAAAATGGCCGGCGTTATGTGGAAGAGAATTATTCCTGGGATAGTATTGTCAGTCAATGGCTTAAGGAACTAAAATAG
- the pseC gene encoding UDP-4-amino-4,6-dideoxy-N-acetyl-beta-L-altrosamine transaminase translates to MRQEFLTYGIPLIEEDDIAEVVDSLKSNWITKGPKTNEFEKQFAEYVGAKFAIAVNSCTAGLHLALVAAGLGAGDEVITTPMTFAASANVILHTGATPVFADIDPVTMNIDVDQVRQKITPRTKAIIPVHMAGHPCEMDEIMELARENNLFVLEDAAHAVYTKYKGRLIGTIGDATAFSFYATKNLATGEGGMVTTNNEALADKIRIMSSHGMSRNAWNRYSAAGSWYYEILHPGFKYNMTDIQAALGITQLAKLERMQGIRQEIAERYNEEFSQMPELEIPPEKEYARHAWHLYILKLNLEKLTIDRAEFIEELKQEQIGTSVHFIPVPMHPYYRDTFGYQKGDFPQAEKTFERIISLPLYPKMSRQDAEDVVDAVKRIVEKFRK, encoded by the coding sequence ATGCGTCAAGAGTTTTTAACCTATGGAATACCTCTCATCGAAGAAGACGATATTGCTGAAGTTGTCGATAGTCTTAAATCAAACTGGATTACCAAGGGTCCTAAAACCAATGAGTTCGAAAAGCAATTTGCTGAGTATGTGGGAGCAAAATTCGCTATCGCCGTGAACTCCTGTACAGCAGGTCTTCATTTGGCATTAGTGGCAGCCGGCCTGGGTGCCGGAGATGAAGTGATTACAACCCCCATGACCTTTGCAGCCAGTGCCAACGTTATTCTCCATACAGGAGCCACGCCGGTCTTCGCAGATATCGATCCTGTAACCATGAACATTGATGTCGATCAAGTACGCCAAAAAATAACCCCGCGCACGAAGGCCATTATTCCTGTCCATATGGCCGGGCATCCCTGTGAAATGGATGAGATTATGGAACTTGCTCGGGAAAACAATCTCTTTGTACTAGAGGATGCTGCCCATGCAGTGTATACTAAGTATAAAGGAAGACTAATCGGAACCATTGGAGATGCCACGGCCTTTTCTTTCTATGCCACCAAGAATCTAGCGACGGGAGAGGGCGGGATGGTTACTACCAACAATGAGGCCCTGGCTGATAAAATCAGGATTATGAGTTCCCATGGTATGAGCCGCAATGCCTGGAATCGCTATTCGGCAGCGGGATCCTGGTACTATGAAATTCTCCATCCTGGGTTTAAATATAATATGACGGATATTCAAGCTGCTCTAGGCATTACTCAGCTGGCCAAGCTGGAGCGGATGCAGGGAATCCGCCAAGAAATAGCTGAGCGATATAATGAAGAGTTCAGCCAGATGCCGGAACTGGAAATTCCCCCGGAAAAGGAATATGCTCGCCATGCCTGGCACTTGTATATCCTTAAGCTAAATCTGGAGAAACTAACCATAGATCGGGCAGAGTTTATTGAGGAATTAAAGCAGGAACAGATCGGTACCAGTGTGCACTTTATTCCGGTTCCCATGCATCCTTACTACAGAGATACCTTTGGTTACCAAAAAGGAGATTTCCCTCAAGCAGAAAAGACCTTTGAACGCATTATATCCTTGCCCCTTTATCCGAAGATGAGTAGGCAGGATGCCGAGGACGTTGTTGATGCCGTCAAGAGGATTGTGGAGAAGTTTCGCAAGTAA
- a CDS encoding O-antigen ligase family protein produces MKRWGGWIIPLFFALVPWDISKVLFPPYQSAPETPTSLTFLRIGMILLLAWGAARFVQEGIGKTAKRLSQVPLIWAVIPLFLAVLVSLLSSVQPQTTLTEGLRLLLLLASGVSIALGADRKAVFDRVFRVIFAMATLTAIFGLIQYLSGNWIWGGGINISGVRRVNASFIDPNLFARYLDISILGSLLLFIRREWTLSIRTALALFVQLAALGVTFSRTGWLTLLIGILILAVSSLRNRRTHWSVLGLGGLGAVALFLIPSIRLRFETLFTGVGALGQREHLLKGGWAMFIENPLTGVGLGNFQWALEQPYHYLVPWSDAVTRSHTSLMTVAAEMGILGIIGMLAFLIVLVSMNLRVLNQMNVFAQTILMGVFVIWLSSQGEGRFFEDPMIWAFWGLSLAIQWKPWGEGWDG; encoded by the coding sequence ATGAAACGGTGGGGCGGTTGGATTATTCCTTTGTTTTTTGCCTTAGTGCCCTGGGATATTAGTAAGGTGCTGTTTCCTCCCTATCAAAGTGCTCCGGAAACCCCGACCTCTTTAACCTTTTTGCGCATTGGGATGATTCTTTTGTTAGCCTGGGGAGCAGCCCGTTTTGTACAAGAGGGAATAGGGAAGACCGCGAAGCGCCTTAGTCAAGTTCCATTGATCTGGGCGGTCATTCCATTATTTTTGGCAGTACTTGTTTCGTTGCTATCTAGTGTGCAGCCTCAGACAACTCTGACAGAAGGACTGCGCTTACTGCTGCTATTGGCCAGCGGAGTCAGCATTGCTTTAGGTGCTGACCGCAAAGCAGTCTTTGACCGAGTGTTTAGGGTAATATTTGCCATGGCCACTCTTACAGCCATCTTCGGCCTCATCCAATACCTGAGTGGGAACTGGATTTGGGGCGGAGGGATTAATATTTCCGGTGTGCGTAGAGTGAATGCCAGTTTCATCGATCCTAATTTATTCGCCAGATACTTGGATATCTCTATCCTGGGATCTTTGCTCCTTTTTATACGTAGGGAATGGACTTTAAGTATCAGGACAGCCCTGGCACTTTTTGTTCAACTGGCGGCTCTGGGAGTTACCTTTTCCCGAACCGGCTGGCTGACTTTGCTGATTGGAATTCTAATTTTGGCTGTCAGCTCATTGCGAAATCGCCGGACCCATTGGAGTGTACTCGGATTAGGCGGATTAGGAGCGGTGGCTCTTTTTCTAATCCCAAGTATCCGCCTCCGCTTTGAAACCCTATTTACAGGGGTTGGTGCCCTGGGCCAGCGAGAGCATTTGCTTAAAGGCGGCTGGGCCATGTTTATCGAAAACCCCTTGACCGGGGTTGGCTTAGGCAATTTTCAGTGGGCCCTAGAGCAGCCCTACCATTATCTCGTGCCGTGGAGTGATGCAGTCACTCGTTCCCATACCAGTTTAATGACAGTTGCAGCGGAAATGGGTATTTTAGGAATTATTGGCATGCTCGCTTTTTTGATTGTTTTAGTGAGCATGAATTTGCGTGTCTTGAATCAGATGAATGTTTTTGCGCAAACTATATTAATGGGTGTTTTCGTGATCTGGCTCAGTTCCCAGGGAGAAGGTCGTTTCTTCGAAGACCCAATGATTTGGGCTTTCTGGGGTTTGAGCTTAGCTATTCAATGGAAACCCTGGGGAGAGGGCTGGGATGGCTAA
- a CDS encoding glycosyltransferase: protein MAKLCLLANAASTHTEKWATALAEGGWELEILSFLPAEIPQVKVHLIPRLAGDKIDVILRQNWVRKKVAEIKPDLIHSHYATSFGLLGALTGKHPLVISAWGSDIFSFPKTSFFHARLLKWILAQADVLCSSSKIMAQEMQLYLDSQQAIEIIPFGVDTKRFSPPEEGQVSSLKRVKQDTPVVFGVAKGLHPVYGLDLLIEAFALVQRRFPQTLLRIAGEGPQRASLEDLAVRLGVSEHIEWLGQLPNAEIAGFYQSIDIVVIPSRQESFGVTAVEASACARPVIASRIGGLTEVIVEGETGLLVSSESISELSSAMEGLLNDPTLRERLGQQGRVNVLKNYDWQKNVAQMEAVYQRLLHPRT from the coding sequence ATGGCTAAACTTTGCTTATTGGCTAATGCAGCCAGTACTCACACAGAGAAATGGGCGACAGCTTTAGCCGAGGGTGGTTGGGAGCTGGAAATCCTCAGCTTTTTACCCGCTGAGATCCCCCAGGTCAAGGTTCATCTGATTCCTCGCCTGGCTGGGGATAAGATCGATGTAATCCTGCGTCAGAACTGGGTAAGGAAAAAGGTCGCAGAAATCAAGCCTGATCTGATTCATTCCCATTATGCAACAAGCTTTGGCTTGCTGGGAGCGTTAACCGGCAAACATCCCTTGGTAATTTCTGCTTGGGGCAGTGATATTTTTTCTTTCCCCAAAACTTCATTTTTCCATGCCCGCCTGTTAAAATGGATTTTAGCTCAGGCGGATGTTTTATGCTCCAGCAGTAAAATTATGGCCCAAGAGATGCAACTCTATCTGGATTCGCAGCAAGCTATTGAAATAATTCCTTTTGGAGTGGATACGAAGCGATTTTCTCCTCCGGAGGAGGGGCAAGTTTCTAGTCTAAAAAGAGTTAAGCAAGACACTCCTGTGGTGTTTGGAGTTGCCAAAGGCCTGCATCCTGTTTACGGGTTAGATCTTTTAATTGAAGCTTTCGCTCTGGTTCAGCGGCGTTTTCCCCAGACTCTTCTGCGGATCGCCGGAGAAGGCCCCCAGCGGGCCTCCTTAGAGGACTTAGCTGTAAGACTTGGGGTTTCTGAACATATAGAATGGTTGGGTCAACTTCCCAATGCTGAAATTGCCGGCTTCTATCAGAGTATTGATATTGTGGTGATTCCTTCTCGTCAGGAGAGCTTCGGTGTGACAGCAGTAGAGGCGTCGGCCTGCGCCCGGCCTGTGATTGCCAGCAGAATTGGCGGCCTGACTGAAGTTATTGTTGAAGGAGAAACGGGATTACTGGTTTCTTCAGAAAGTATCTCAGAGTTAAGCAGTGCTATGGAAGGTTTGCTTAATGATCCCACACTAAGGGAGAGGTTAGGTCAACAAGGAAGAGTTAATGTACTGAAGAATTATGATTGGCAAAAAAACGTTGCTCAAATGGAAGCCGTTTATCAACGCTTGCTCCACCCGCGTACTTGA